The genomic window TTTTTGAAGGAATGGAAGAACTCAGAGTTTTAGTATTGTCCGGAATTCATTTGCAGAGTCTGCCGTCTTCAGTCAAATGCTTACCAAACCTCAGAATGCTTTGCTTGGAGAAATGCACTCTTGGTGACTTGTCAATTTTAAATCATTTGAGAAAGTTAAGAATTCTTAGCCTTTCAGGATCTAGAATTGAAGATTGGCCGACAATGTTGGAGGGCATAAGCAAGTTGCAGTTGCTAGACATTAGTGATTGCATAATGAGCAACTTGACTCATCCTCTATCTTTATCAAGCTTCACTAGTTTGGAGGAATTGTATATAAGAAGCAGCTTGCCTAAAATGGAGGTGGAAGGACAGACAAATCAGTGTCAAATTTCAATTCTTTCTGAGCTGAAACATTTGCATCAATTGAATACTATAGATGTTTGTATCCCTAGTGCTGAATTTTTGCCACCAGACTTGTTCTTTCACGAGTTAAATGATTACAAGATTGTGATTGGAGACTTTAAGACAATTTCAATCGGGGATTTCAAGATGCCCAATAAATATGAAGCTTCAAGGTCTTTGGCACTGCAGCTAGAATCTGGCCTGGATATTCACTCCCTTAAAGGAGTCAAATTGCTATTCAAAGGAGTGGAGAATTTGCTATTGGGAGAGCTGCATGGAGTTGAAAATGTATTTTATGAGCTGAATCTAAATGGATTTCCAGTTCTGAAACATTTTTCAATCGTAAATAACAAAGACATTGAATTTATTGTGAAAAACTCAATAGAGCTGCTGTCACTACCTCAGGATGCTTTTTCCAATTTAGAGTTTCTCGGCCTCTTTAACCTAAAGAACATCAAGGAGATCATATGTTGCAGTCCTACTACGAATTCTTCATTCTCTAGACTAAAGACAGTCAAAGTGAATATGTGCCCTCAATTGAAAAACATATTCTTCTTTACCATTGTTAAATTTCTTACTAGTCTAGAAACAATTGATATCTCTGAATGTGATTCTTTACAAGCAGTTATTGGTGAGGAAgatgaaaaatccaacaaggttGTACTTCATAAGTTATGTTCCTTGACACTACAAAATTTACCATCATTTGTGAGCTTTTACAACAAAGCCAACATGCCCTTGGTATCTCAATTTATGGAAAAGCAAGCAAGAATTGATGACCCAGGAATTGTCCTGGCAGAGGATGAGAATGAGCAAAGTGCCACAACTTCCTTTTCTCTCTTTCATGAAAACGTATGGTTTTCCTTAAGCTTAAAATAATtcgtaattattattttttttttaccagcgattcaaaataaaacaatggggtttgtttgtgtgtttttctgtaggTTGAAATTCCAAACTTTGGGAGCTTGAAGTTGTTCTCAATCAAGATTCACAGGATATGGAGTGATCAACTTTCAAATGATTGGTTTCAGAACTTGATAAAATTAACTCTGGCAGACTGTTGTAACTTGACATATTTATGCTCATTGTCTGTGGCTCGCAATCTCAATGAActgaaaagcatctccataagTAAGTGTTCACTAATGGAGAAGTTATTCATCATCGAAGGAAATAACAATGAGCATTCAAAGGTGCGTAGGATTGTAAAGTTTGTCATaggttttttttatgttttatgcaTGTTATATAACTCTACTTCTTACATTAAAATAGGTTGGTATCTTTCCTAAGTTGGAGGAAATCCAGCTGAGCCAAATGGAGATGTTAAAGGACATATGGCCACGTCAAGACGAAGTCAATGCGGATTCATTTCCTAGACTCATTTCTGTCGGTATTTCTGAATGCAATAAGCTTGACAAGATTTTCCCTGATCACACGAAGTGCTGGTACTTGCATTTGGAAATTTTAAAGGTTCATCGGTGTGAGTCGGTGGAATTCATTTTCGAAAGTAGAAGTCCTCcgcaacaaaatgacacaaaatCTGCATCTGCATTATTGGAGATTATTGATTTGCATCATCTCCAATATCTGAAGGAAGTGTGGAATATAGATCTAGAAGGAGCTATTAACTTCCCAAATTTGCAGACTATACGGATTTCTTCATGTCACCAATTGAGAAATGTGTTGCCAGCTTCTATAACAAAGGATCTTGGAAAACTAGAAAACTTTTCCATAAGCTTGTGTCGTAATTTGGAGGAAATCATTGCATGGGATGCAGGATCAGAAACAAGCAATGAACCACCATTGAAGTTTCCTGAAGTAATCTCCTTGTCATTAAGTGACTTAGCAAGCATCCAATGTTTCTATAAAGGGAGACATATTGTAGAGTGTCCAAAATTGAGGCAACTGAGAATGGAAGAATGTCCAAAGCTGAAAATATTCACAACAGAAAGTGCCAACGAAGAAGGAAGAGTATTGTTATCCACTGAAAAGGTAAAAGTGCTTATTTAGCAAAACCTTTCCCTTATTGTCTGCTCCAATTCATATCTACCACATTATTCTCATGACGTCATCGACATCAATCATAAATTGAAGGGAAATTATTATTAAGCACGCTGCTTAAAATCtactatctatctatctatctatctattatatgtatatattataatatataaaaagaaaaactaaaggaaacaatgtttgattcaaataaaaactgtaccgtttaaatatttttaaatccaCAATAATCTAACAATTTGTGNNNNNNNNNNNNNNNNNNNNNNNNNNNNNNNNNNNNNNNNNNNNNNNNNNNNNNNNNNNNNNNNNNNNNNNNNNNNNNNNNNNNNNNNNNNNNNNNNNNNNNNNNNTAATAGATAAATAAAATctacataaaataagataaaacaaaactaATCAGAAAGTGAAAAAATTTGTCCCTAATCGCCTCATAGTTGTCATACTTATTGGCCTACTTCCTTTGTTTCACTAAGAGTAAACTATTAATTTTATCTTTGAATTATCAAaagtaggggtgcacatgggccgggtgaatCCGGATTTGATGTGACTCAGACCCGgtccgaaatatacaccgggtctatttattaaacccgaacccggccctagacccaatgaaaccaatacactttcgggccacaattataccgggtaaaaaccggatgaaaaccgggtgaaaaccgagccgttaacattacattatgttgataccttcttgtaagctagcatgtaaaaatatccaaatttctaagactccaaccattatttaacatggtaaaattcacttagaaaaatataacaagaaccaaccattcttcaaaattaaagtataaccacaatcaatactaatattgtctaataataccaaatatttaaatcaatacaaataacacaatattatgcattagtctaaagtcttatgcattctaaacataaaatattaacttatagttttataatgactaataacacaaaatattaagatttacaatacttaaatttcacataagaatagtcatgatccatcactaataacacaaaatattaattgtgtatgatgaccgggtcaccgggccgacttcgggtgacccgagctatgggcCCGGACcagacccgaaataatgaccgggtctatttttgagacccttacccggccctaaacccgatgaaatcacaccaaattagccccaaaAGTGTTCGGAACCGGGTCGGGCCTTCGAGCCGGaccgggtctgtgcacccctaatCAAAAGACAAATATGTATTTCACTTTTCTTAAAGACAAAAGTGctctttaaatatttaaaaactcTATAAAAATATTCAATCATAAAGAAAACTCTTGTTCTATTAACGAAATAGATGGATGTGGCAAACAAAAATGTCAATGTGTCATCCGTTATATCCTTAAACGAAGGTTACAGAAGGTTTAGAAAAGGGAAATTAAATCTATGACATTTTTTTGCTTTAATATATTAAGCCTTTAATATCAAACTTTTAAATAAAATCTGTTTATACTGTGCAGCGAAaattttatgagacaatttcaatGTGCAGCGAAaattttatgagacaatttcattttgtctcataaatataaaaaaacagaatttaggaaaagagaaaaaagatgACATAAGCATGTATCATAATTTAGTTGCTTTGTGCAATGTAATCTACATCTAACTTTCATCATAACAATAGTGgcattttcactatagttaaaatattacatacaccaatttcttaGGATTCACTCAATCCTTTTTCACTCAAGTTCTTATCTAACTTGACttagttatgctaatacctaactcctcactctaagtgctaacccaacttaaaaAGGGACACTTCACAGGTACAAAATACAAGACATATGAAATAACTTAAAGAAATCTAAAATAATTATTCTAGACTCTaagcttttctctcaagtgtttcactcaacCTTTTGTCACTCAtaggttttttcttgatttttctctttcatataCATTGAAAATGAATTACAAAGTACAAActataaaacatgaaggagattgatgcgtTAATAACCTTTGTTGCTATAAGTTAAACTGGATTCAGTTAAATCTGATTAAATTCATCATCTTGGTGGAATGCTTCTTTAACTTAGAAAATATATCcgtcattttaaaataaaatgcatacttatttttcttatatatagaaataaatttttttttactaaattagAATATagatagtcacaaaaaaaaatacaaatatttaTAGGCTTTTGAAAAAATCAGCTTTTTATATCTTAATAGCCTCAATTATGCAATCGATTTAAGCTATTTACCAGTTAGTAACTTTTTTTTCCTTGTTCTAGTTTTAGATCATAAGCTATCATTCAATTATATATTATGCGTATTTTATTAAAGAGGTATCATTGTTTTAAACTGTTAATAGCCTTCCATAGCTGCAGTCGGTGTTTGATAATCACTTACTAGATtgaaaagtgggaaaatataggAAATATAAGAAGATTTAAGTGTCTgaattattgtttattttaaaaattatgtttacaaaaatattatatatccGATAATTTGTTGTAATAACTAATAAGAAACTTGTTTTTATAATAATGACGGCCAGTGGAGATGGAGCACAAACCCTGAAACCCTTGTTATAATGTATATGGTTTGCTTTAACATAAAAACAtacacaaaacaaaaaacaaaattttatgtaTGCACACAAATTTCCCCTTTCAAAGATTAGAATACACATACATATACCCTTCCGAAAAGAAATTCCAAATCAGCATTTTAGATGGCAGCACTCCTAATTGCAATGGATCTAAACAAGCCACTTGCAAAGTGTATTAATCGATAGGTGTAATTGGAGTTTATTTGATAATGAGTTTTATAAATTGATGAATATAGGTAACGTCCAAGTTGGAGCATCTGAGTATTGACTCTAAAGGAGTAGAGTGGTTAATGAGCAACACAGGCAAGTACCGCTTTACCTCTTTGAAACAACTTTACTTGACGGATTGGCAGAGTGATAATGACGAGACTCTATACTGCTTCCTCCACACCATTCCTAATCTACAAATCTTTGAATTGGGTGATGATTCTAACATTAGAGAGTTCGTGCCAAGTGGAAACACCGCACCGAAGCAAAGATTGGGAACCGTATTGCTACTTAAGGAATTAACTTTGTGGGCACCAGTGATGGAGGATATTGGATTTGAAAGAGATCCTGCTCTTCAGAGATCACTGCACCGCTTGGTCTTAAATTTCTGCAATAAATTGAGGAGATTGGCACATTCTTCGGTGTCCTTCACTCACTTGACATACTTGCAAGTATCTTATTGTGCTGAATTGAAAACTCTAATGACATGCTCAACAGCAAAGAGCTTGGTTCAACTCACCACCTTGAAGGTATACAGTtgtaataaattaaatgaaatagttACCAAGGATGAGCAAGAAAATGAGGAGGGGATTAAAATTGTCTTTGCCAAGTTGATAACTATACAacttgaaggactaagcaacctCACAAGTTTCTGTAGCAACTCGAATTGTGAGTTTTCGGTGCCATTGTTGGAAAAATTGACTCTCACAGAATGTCCCAAGATGAAAACGTTCACCGCAAAGCACACAACAGCGCCCAAGCTACAAAGTGTACTTGCCCGTGAAACATATGATGAGGAAGAAAAAGGGTATTGGAAAGGAAACCTGAATGCCACCATTCAAATGCTGTTTGCAGATAAGGTATTCCGTGCTCCCTATACTTCCTCATACAATTAATGCTCATTTTCCATATCTTTGTTCTTAATCCCTTTTTACTTGGATTTGGTACGTTCTTAAATATTGAACTAAATTATAAGTTTGTATTATTTTTTGATTTGTCTCCTCTGAAGTTGTTCATTTACTTTAGAGAAAAAACAACGCAATCTAAGCCATTGATAATATAAATGGTTatgattattttaaataaataaataataagtaaatacattaaaagaattttgaaaatcgTGCCAACAGCAGCTTCCTAGCTTCCAAAaagtaattttttctttttatttcatcttttttctattttatttagtttttttctttctttttcttcaacaaaaaaaattattttcggttctattttttcacaatatttaattctctttttatgttttattatcaTATTCTTTCATGATATTAttgttattttggttttttttttgtcttctatAACTTACATTTAAAGTTTTGTCATGAAAGAGATTAATAGTGATCacgagtaatttttttttaatcctgaataattttttgaaaaataggataaaaaaataaaattaattaatttaaattgggtcaaaaatgtttttttttattttaatataaaaaaatactcATGTAAATGTACTAAATCTTTTTTAGACAAATATActcaaatttttttgtttatgctTAAAATAAGAATCTAATTGAGAAGAAACTAAAGAGTGTTTAAAATATTACACCAATTTAATGTAAATAAATCAATTTATTAGAGATCTATTAAATCAACATCATATCATTAGTTATTCTAAACACTCTTTAGTTTGTTCTCAATTAGATTCTTATTTTAagcataaacaaacaaaaattgaGTATATTTgtctaaaaaaaatttagtacATTTGAGTACATTTATCTAAGAAAGATTTAGTACATTTACatgagtattttttttatattaaaataaaaaaatatttcttgattcaatttaaattaattaattttattttttttatcctatttttcaaaaaattattcaggattaaaaaaaaaagaaagatactAGTGATCACTATTAATTTCTTTCGTGACAAAACTTTAAATGTAAGTTATAGAAGACAAAAAAAAGATAACCAACATAACAATAATATCATGAAAGAATAtgataataaaacataaaaagagaattaaatattgtgaaaaaatagaaccgaaaataatttttttttgttgaagaaaaagaaagaaaaaactaaataaaatagaaagaagatgaaataaaaagaaaaaattacatGGTCTTGGAAGCTAAGAAGCTGCTGTTCGCACGATTTTTAAAGTTCTTTTAATGCATttacttattatttatttatttaagatgATCAGAACCATTTATATTATCAATGGCTTAGATTGCGTTACTTTTCTCTCTAAAGTAAATGAACAACTTCAGAGGAgtcaaatccttattttttataCTAGTCATATTTCGACATGCACTATATTCAATTCAAAAGTTTTATTCATATTCTcaatgtttttaatttcatttattgaattgtataattttttaattatatacatattgtaatttatattaatacacctatctttattaattttgattttagttAAGTTATTTTAAATTTTCTGTGAAAAAACTTCATATATTCTAATTCTTTGCTAAAATATTGGATTCTTATGTCCAAGTTTTCATGAGCAAAAGCATTTTTTCTTAAATTTGTTGTTTGAAAAACTTCAATTTAAAtttgtgatgatcaaacattattaatacaatttttttttttggtgactacattattaatataattaattacaaaattattaatttgatctttatgattatatttattaattaataattttgttatacAGGTTTTGCTATTGGGccgcaaagaaaagaaaaaaattgcaaGTCCATTTGTGTTAAAGAAAAACACATTCAGCCTTGGGTCAAGTTGAATTAATTATTGTGGCTGAAGCAAGGTTTTGTTAATTGGGCCAATATATTATTGAAACTAGCCCATTTTAAATCTTTGCTTCCAAGACCAaagcttggtccgaaaccaagtATGAGAGAAAGCAAATGTTTTGCttcatgcttccaacggatctccTTTTTATCATGTGATAGAATTCAAATTTTATCAAGTAAAGTTAATGCAGACCTTGGAACAATGAGAGAGAAATTTTAATTGATTAGATTGATGGCCTTAATGAGGCACGCTACTCAGCAAAAGGGAAGCAAAATTAATTCAGCTTTAATTAATTTGTTCAAATCTATTTGATTGCTTTTCTttctactctctcttctctctctacttGCTTCTCACTTTCGGTCACTTCCATCACAGCAACCATGGAAGTTTTTACAAGCTATCAAGAAGAAGCTAGAAGCAAGCTAAAAACCattgtaatgatggcaagaaaaagaaaataaaaagtatgttgtggctgagattttcatcacaaatggtaagatttggtgaagagatctcaagctctccataccaaaaatagaagaagaagatttcggtcagaggaagaagatcttGAGGGATGGCTCATCTCTGCTTTtgggttcactcatcacagaaggtagctagggaggctacgtgaaggaggaagcaaaagtggagcaggagGAGCTGTCATGCATCAGagaactcatcaagggctagggATCCTTCTTGGTGTGCAAGACAAGATGGAGGGCTCGGATTGGTGGAGTTTGGTGCAAAAggaagacacagaggtaattgcatgttggtttaagcattcggttatctctcctctctctctctggccgaaccggttttgcatgaag from Arachis ipaensis cultivar K30076 chromosome B09, Araip1.1, whole genome shotgun sequence includes these protein-coding regions:
- the LOC107618589 gene encoding LOW QUALITY PROTEIN: disease resistance protein At4g27190 (The sequence of the model RefSeq protein was modified relative to this genomic sequence to represent the inferred CDS: deleted 1 base in 1 codon), whose product is MGNVVEASFRQIDYIINYEAHVQELNQLVENFENNEQTVKRLVRVAKNNAEDILPAVEHRLDRVKAKIQENEVFRDSKTFFSKTRWEGLLPFFWYRRQLGRGAKILALEIQSLISEYGTSTNISIGRAPSFSESNLSHVGYIQFKSRNDIVREIIKQLKDPTVRMVGLHGPSGVGKTSLVKQIGQQAEFERVAMAIVKKDPDYQKVQQDIAHCLGLTFENNEGENGRTTRLRKVLKKENALVILDDLWDELDLNKIGIPLDDDDVASHVNVKDNSRKQGENEDSPGGTIKGCKVLVTSRHQEVLRHKMNVKEKLTFRVQELDVAETLKLFKKVVGMSIENPKFKPETLKKYCAGLPMAVIIVGKSLMCKNKSEWEGELERLKKNEVQKFMENHVKMRYDSIESEELKSTFLMCAQMGHQSIITDLVKYCYGLGILKDVYTLKDARTSITESIQKLRDFGLLDGHSNDNFSMHDIIRDTALSIACKNENVFILRNKILDIWPHKEQLERCTAIYLHKCHIVDGLPEVVNCPRLTFIHIDSDDSTLKIPDDFLKEWKNSEMLCLEKCTLGDLSILNHLRKLRILSLSGSRIEDWPTMLEGISKLQLLDISDCIMSNLTHPLSLSSFTSLEELYIRSSLPKMEVEGQTNQCQISILSELKHLHQLNTIDVCIPSAEFLPPDLFFHELNDYKIVIGDFKTISIGDFKMPNKYEASRSLALQLESGLDIHSLKGVKLLFKGVENLLLGELHGVENVFYELNLNGFPVLKHFSIVNNKDIEFIVKNSIELLSLPQDAFSNLEFLGLFNLKNIKEIICCSPTTNSSFSRLKTVKVNMCPQLKNIFFFTIVKFLTSLETIDISECDSLQAVIGEEDEKSNKVVLHKLCSLTLQNLPSFVSFYNKANMPLVSQFMEKQARIDDPGIVLAEDENEQSATTSFSLFHENVEIPNFGSLKLFSIKIHRIWSDQLSNDWFQNLIKLTLADCCNLTYLCSLSVARNLNELKSISISKCSLMEKLFIIEGNNNEHSKVGIFPKLEEIQLSQMEMLKDIWPRQDEVNADSFPRLISVGISECNKLDKIFPDHTKCWYLHLEILKVHRCESVEFIFESRSPPQQNDTKSASALLEIIDLHHLQYLKEVWNIDLEGAINFPNLQTIRISSCHQLRNVLPASITKDLGKLENFSISLCRNLEEIIAWDAGSETSNEPPLKFPEVISLSLSDLASIQCFYKGRHIVECPKLRQLRMEECPKLKIFTTESANEEGRVLLSTEKVTSKLEHLSIDSKGVEWLMSNTGKYRFTSLKQLYLTDWQSDNDETLYCFLHTIPNLQIFELGDDSNIREFVPSGNTAPKQRLGTVLLLKELTLWAPVMEDIGFERDPALQRSLHRLVLNFCNKLRRLAHSSVSFTHLTYLQVSYCAELKTLMTCSTAKSLVQLTTLKVYSCNKLNEIVTKDEQENEEGIKIVFAKLITIQLEGLSNLTSFCSNSNCEFSVPLLEKLTLTECPKMKTFTAKHTTAPKLQSVLARETYDEEEKGYWKGNLNATIQMLFADKVLLLGRKEKKKIASPFVLKKNTFSLGSS